In Acropora muricata isolate sample 2 chromosome 13, ASM3666990v1, whole genome shotgun sequence, the DNA window AAATATCACACAATCGACTCTACCGTACAAAACAGTAACCGCTCAAAATATCGTACAAAGTCACCCTTCTGATGTTAGGCTATTCCATACAGAAATTCTCTCCAAAACCATACTCTAACTATACCAAAACCGAGTAATCAAATAATCTCTCTATGGTCATGCCTGGCTGATCGTGCATGAGGTTATTTCATTAGAGATGAAATTTCAGTTTTGCCAAAACACGGATAAACTTGGTTAGTgaagctcctttcttgtctgttaacttctcaaaagagtgagacaagttgagaaacaaaaattttcacgCTCTTGTGACACACAGCTGTCTAATGTTACGTAATGCTTTTAAAGCCTCTAATGAGTATTTGATAGCTACGTGACGCCCAGCACAAGTTTTGCAACAGTTTTCATCttacgtagttactaaaacaaggaatgagCTAGAAGTGACCTAACATGAACTGCAATGACCGAGGTAGATGACTTACAGTGAAAGAGACAAACAACATCAGGGCGAAGAGTTTGATGAGCAGGAAACATCTGTTGTACTTACGCAATGGTTTTAGTCCGTTCAAATATCAAAGCAATTTATCAAACGTAACAAAAGCGAAGCCCCGGATCTAGGTGAAGGATCTGATCACctgtaattttttaaatgagaAAAAGCCGGGGTGAACGAACAGAGTATGGAATATACATGATTTTTTTAggcaatatttcgaaaggcaccgCTTTTCTTCATCACGGTGTTACAAAGTACTGTTGCTCTTGGAAACTGGTAGGTAACAATATGCCAATTTTTTTCCCATATTATCAGCCATgcttttttctcatttgcattttatgcacctatcaatgttaagccctagggtggggggggggggcgcagacccaggggaatttgacattttcacgagagccagagtcaaattccccacccctgggcacctagaaaatgtcaaattcccagCCCTAGGTACCGCTTTTTACCCAAAACAGGTCGTAGCTATGTCAAATTCGCGACCCCAGGGCAGAACCCGaatgtcaaaatccccacccagGGAAATGTTCGCCGAGTCATTTTCCCGTAGGTAGCCCCCCCCACCCTCCCAGCCcgggggcttaacattgatatgTGCATTAGTCCGTTGCATGACGTTGCatgaattaaaagcaaaaataaatacTACTAACAAAGGCTGCACCAAAACCTTCAAACCTTCGACGGCTTACCTTTTTTAAAAGCCAAATGCACAATATCATGGCATCACTTGGCCACGATTTAGTTCTACCGGACAGGAAAACGAAAATGAAGATGACATTTTCAGTATCTCATTCTTCCCAAAATATTTAGTGATTTGTTCACAGTCCAAAGTAAAAATTCCAACTTGCTCAGAAAAGTGATATCGACTGgtacaaaatgcaaaataaattgTTTCAAATTGCTGAGCAACAAGGAGTGATTGTTCAAAGCGCATAGTATTCAGAGAGGGATGTTTTTAGCCTTTCCTGGTTGCCCTCTCAATATCCTTTCTTACGCACCATTTCTCAACTGCTGGTCCCTTTGTGCTGTCATCTAATTTTGGTATGTATCCCGATTTACTAATATCTTTAGGCCTTACACTTAACAAGTTGcaaaataaacaggaaaaaattgCTGTCATTGTTAAGTCGTGATATCGAAGAATTTTTGGATCATGTGTATTTTGTGCACCCCTggaccgatatatcggtcgagtgtcggtcgacatatcgaccgatgtGGGGAACTTGAAGTATcacgtttttaattttttttcccggaCGCTGAAAAAGGATGAAATGCGTATAACTTATACATCTGACTGTGACAGTCTAAACTTTTGACTTATATTATAAAACATATATCGGTCGAGCTCgatcgatatgtcgaccgacactcgaccgatatatcggtcgagtCCGGTGCACAAAATATACATGATCCCAAATTTTTTCATCTCCAATACTACAGTTTCGCTGCAAGCGTTACTGGGCCAAGTAAAATGTTGAAACTAAATCTTAAGAGCGTTGCCAAAATAAAGGTTACTTGCGAAATAATCGGAGACAAAAATTTGCAAATTGACCTCACTTTGAAATTAGCAAACATGACAAAAAGTGAGAGCCTTGTGCAACGGGAACAACAATCACTTCATTCCCATTCGAATGCTATGGTTCGCTGTACATCATATGTGCCCTTCGACAACCTCGATCTTAAACGACGAACAGGAAACATTCAAAGATGAAACGCGAAAAGAGAAGAAGCAGGCTTTGTCCAAACAAGATCACATTTCGTTGTAGTATCGACAACGGCAAATAATTTGGGATATTCGAAGGATTGAATTCTGCGAGTTTTCCAAAATCGGAGAATCGCGCCGGAATATGCATATTAAATTCATGTTTTTGCTATTCTTCGATTTGGCATTTATCGTTCTCTACTCTTATTCAAAGCCTGTGACGAACTGATGGCCACAAGTACTATTAAATGACAAATAATCACCGCAACGAATGGCTCATTGGTCAAATCGAACTGCTACCTAAAAATTGGCTTGGTGAGCTGCCACCCAAGTGCAACGAGAGTTCCTCACAAATGACTCGAGGGCGTACCAGTCACATAGAGCGAAAACTTAACGAATGGGGAACTCCAGCCATTAAATTATACACATTTCTTGTTGTAATATTCCAGCCCGGAAGTTGACTCGAAATTACGCTTGAAGGCAACAAGCCAAAGTTGGTCGAGtgctctttcttttctttattcttcttcttcgtcttcttcttctttttgccATTTAGCATTTCCTCGAGTTTCTGGCAATTATTCAATTTTCACTGACTCATTCAGGTCGAGTTAAAATTTGGTCGGACCGAAACCGGAATTTTAAGTGAAAGTACGTAAGtgaatttcatgtatatttAAGTTTCATATATATTTCTCTTGAAACCAGAATTGTGAACTGAAAATTGGCGAAGGATTCGAACATCGAAATTTTAGGACAAAATCGCGACAAATTTTACAACTGTAGCGAACAATCTTCGATCACCTTTGCATAGCAGCTGAGGAGTCACGCTCGATCGCATATCACAAAATGTATAGAACATACCACAATTTTACGGTTCACTGGATTCGCGGAAGTTAGAGGAATTGGTGCTTCGACTTTTAGCCAGAGAAAAAGTTTGGATGAAAACTCTTACCTTTGGAACCACTAAGAAACATCCAAATAGTACTATGAAACATTCCGGGAATGATTTCCTGTTTATACAATTACTGAACAGTAGCTTGGTGACCATGCTGTCTCCAACGCCAGTGGGAAATTTTCATCGCTTCCGTTTCCACCACATTTGCTGCATGCGCCAGCGAGTAGCAACACTTTTCTCGCAGACGGtcaaaatctcgatttgctcggcATGTTTGGGTGATTTTGGGAACATGAGATGCTTTTGCCGGAGTTAGGATTTCTCAAACTGCGCATGCTTCATATACGTGCATGATCGTGCAGAACTCATAAATAATACATGAAGAGTAAACAAAGGAAACACTGCGTTTGAAGAGATTTGGATATGTGatctaattatcataaaattcggtgaacttttgctttgagttTTTCTAAGAATTACTTATGCTTTGAGAGGCTATAtcacactcgaaagagtgtttcatcagaagTTTCatcacttcgaagttggttaaagaaactcggctgcgcctcgttttttcaagcAACTTCTTaatgtttggatatctgataaAACATTCGATTTCTTCCTTGAGTCTGACATATTACATCAAAGTTAATTCGTTCAAAGTTAATTCGCTCGAGCTTGTTAAACGAATGAAATAAACTACGCACTGAGGCAAACAAATCCACACGAAATGCGTATTGAAGCACAAACAATAACCAATCACCTATAATGGCGacaaagcctaaaatatttccattCTTTATTTAATTGCCGATAATCTTGCACTCCTTCCATCTTTGCTATTGACACTCGCAAGGTGGGTGAATTGGACTTCAAAAGGATCTCACAAGAGCTTAGGGAAATCTGAGGATTTTTAATATTCTTGCGCTCACTTCTCAGGAAATAACCAGATTTGAAGGAGATGAAAGTTCCGCCTAATACgttatttttgtttgtattccctttacaacatatgaaaagaccagctttacagaataagcaggtcgcacttttacgaatggcttttcgggcccgcaaagttctcgggaccttcgagaaacaggccccaggtctGAACAATTGAATTGTTGGTTACACGCGAAACTAACTTTACCTATATCTTAAACTTGATActcaataggcgaatctttgctgacgtcattgtttacatttttgctcattagcatacgacttacccaATAGAAGCaatggccgtatatatgagctaaaagcaaaaattgagcaatttgtgcaattttcagctctttgcaagcagtattgaaggaaatatcacacatcaaaaactgcgaaattgctgggtggcaaaaacgttaatgagccgtacatcccctgtaaaatttcgatattttagaagagaatttctccgaaaccattcgatgaattggactcaaattttcagagaaaacttaaactgttatgccctttcaatattcagagtttttattttattagcgtaatcagatagtgataaaaatatgttaatgaggcaaaaagtgaaaacaaagattcgcctataggtGCAAAGGTTAAAATGCAGATTAATGAAAAGGTAATAAAGGACTATTGCACTAGAAACGAACTTAACACAGTTGGAAGTATCTTCCCTTAACAGCATTGAACGTGCTATCAACTTCTGCTGTTTAGTTGGTTGGTTAAtgtccccgggggggggggggttattgccatatatgggctatataggtatgtgccgctgtgaagggtatggttttcaagcagtttactctaacatagggtatataaatcacaGCGTATGgatctagaataggctatcatttttcacgaaactgaccagttggttgaagattttatctagactaaggaaaccaggaattcactctagtatagggtagcaaactccagctgaaactagctctggtattggctaagggttccagagtcctagtggcacatccccacccagaaattcctaaagtaccctcCCCCGGGATTAAtgtgtatcacaagattagttGAATCATCATTAATGATCACTGAAGAGCACTATACATTTCTTGCAGGCATGGTTTGCCAACCACTATTAGCACTGATCTTGTTGACGTGCCTGTGTTCAATACCAAGGGCATTGGGTGAAGATCAAGTAGAAGACGACAATGGTAGCTATAGAACTAACAAGGAACTAAGCCAAAATGAAGAAAGGGAAATGTTAGAACGACTATGAAACTCCCGAACGAATAACAAAAAATACACATATAACTTGTCTTTTCTAATTGCTTCCGAGAACAGGAATTTCTATTTATCATAGTGTAGAAGAGTAATTCATTTGAAGGCAATGAAAAAGCTAACCGTTCTGAATGACCCATGATCaaatcaacaaaaaaaggaatagccaatcaaatagctgttattacagttgagcccgcagacaaaatttcttttgcttacaactgcatgcaaacgaggctaaggggtcaatacaatgggaaatgacccattagcctcgtttgtgtgtcaagaccgctggtaactgtaataacagctctTCGAAGCCAATATCAAGGCTGTGGTCTGGTTCCAAGGATATTGCTTCTATTTCCTTTGAGAAGAATCTAAAATTATGCCGTTGTAATCGACTTCCTGAGGTGCAACATTGTCCGCCCCAGGACGATGAGGGAAGATTTGGGGATTTCTGGGAATTCTGCAGTTCACCTCTCATGCAGTACATGAAACGAAGGTACTAAGCCACAGATTAATGTGCTGTGATGAAGGCGCTTCCTGTCGTGTTGTCAAATAAAAACCAGAGTTCTCTACACGGCAAAAAAACCATCCGAGTGGCAAGTCCGTTCGTAGAGACGTTCCCCCAAAAATCCCAGGGAAAGAACCTCCATGAAGTCCCCAAATCTCCCATATCGATCCCACGTAGTCAACTGCACAGCATGGAATACGCCGTCAACGCATGATCTATATTGTAGGTTGTTTTGAGCCCCTTGGAATTCAGGCGGGAGAGTTTAATGACGGGGAGATTGCTGCTTCAAGCATGTCAAAAAATTTCTCGTCAACCGATGCCTGGTGCCCGCCAAAGGTTGATGAAAATCAGTACATACAAGTGGATTTGTCAAGGAAGACTGAGCTGACGAAAATTGCAACTCAAGGAGAAAGTGGTGCGAAGGATAGATTTGTCAAGACGTTCAGCTTGCTTTATAGTGATAATGGAAAGAAATGGGAACAATATGGAGACAAAGGAGCAGAGAAGGtaataggaagcttaagcaaacacgacgtcgacggaaaccagaacgtcatctgaaaatgtaacttcgcgtttctgcaatcatttttcaattattcaaactaagtcattatgcttgaaaaatgtgttctaactatcctggaattaaattggaaccagcgcttggaacataagaagacaaaattgaacatttgtcatcatatgctcacgtcgtccacacaactgcaaaacaggtcatttcacgtcgtagaaagaacgagaacgtctacaaaatgtcaaaacatgaaaaatgcacgtgcaaagcgtgcaataaaatactgtttttcattgtcaaatatgcaaatttgtggggttt includes these proteins:
- the LOC136895586 gene encoding neuropilin-2-like codes for the protein MVCQPLLALILLTCLCSIPRALGEDQVEDDNGCFEPLGIQAGEFNDGEIAASSMSKNFSSTDAWCPPKVDENQYIQVDLSRKTELTKIATQGESGAKDRFVKTFSLLYSDNGKKWEQYGDKGAEKIFQANNNSFTVHHNTLKIPLITRYIRINPRTWENAICMRLEIFGCDV